A region of the Halorussus salilacus genome:
ACGACCCCCCAGTAGCCGAAGCCCATGCCGACCGTCACGGCCGCGATTCCCGGGAGTCCGACGAAGGTCAGCGGCCGCTCGCGCTCGACGGTCCGCAGGATGTTGCTCACGACCGACAGGCCGTGGGATATCGGGTTCTGCGTGCTCGTCTCATCGCCGTCGTAGCGGATGGTGGTCCCGACCTCCTCGACGGCGTAGCCGTTCCGTCGCGCGTGATAGAGGATGTCGGTGCTGGCTCCCATGTCGTCGCCGAGCGTCCCGTCGCCCGCGAGGCTCTCGATGGCGCGGGCGTCGAACGCCCGGAACCCGCTCTGGGTGTCCGAGACCCACGACCTGAAGGGGAACGCGCCCATCGAGAGGTTCGTGAGGACGTTGATGACGAACAGGCCGAACCGCCGATACCGGGGGACGTGAGCGTTCGCGTCACCGCGGAACCGGCTCCCGACAACGACGTTCGCGTCGGTCTCTCGCTGTCGCGCGAGCAGTTTCGGGATGTCCTCGGGGTCGTGCTGGCCGTCGCCGTCGAGGGTCACGAGCGCGTCGGCGTTTCGGTCGTCGGCGGCCTCGAACGCGGTCTGCAACGTCGCTCCGTACCCGCGGTTCGTCCCGTGCTCCACGACGGTCGCGCCCGCCCGCTCGGCCGCGGCGACCGTCTCGTCGGTGCTCCCGTCGTCGACGACCACCACCTCGTCGACGTGCGGGCGGGCTCGCTCGACGACCGACCCGACGGTGTCCTCCTCGTTGTACGCGGGGATGGCCGCGACGGTGTCGACCGATTCGCGCGACGGTTCGTCGACCAGCGGAGCTGCGGCGGTGTAGCTGTCGGTCGCTTCGGCGGCCTCCTCGAATCGTGACGTATCAACGCGGACGCCGGGAGAGTCGACGTAGAGCATCGCCGGAAAGCCGTACGCCCGCGCGACCCGCTCGACGGTATCGACCGGCGAATCGTCCTCGAACTCGAGTTCGAGGACGACCGAGCCTAACTTCTCGGCGAGCCGACCGATCAGGGAGTAGTCGGTCTCCGGAACAACGACGAAGGAGAAGACCCCGTGTTCGTTCGCCCGCAACAGGGTCCGGGCCACCGTCCCCAGGTCGAGTTCGTGGGCGATGATACTGAGAGCGGGCGATACCTTCTCTCCCGTCGGTATCGCTTCCAGTCGGTGTTCGTTTTCCGTGTACTCGTTCGTACTCCCCATCGGACCCCCTATTGCTATCCTGATGTATAGTTAGAAGCCCCGTATCACGCGTAAACAGCCGATGGAAGTCGAGCGTCGAAACGCCGGTCGGACGCATCGAGCCGATAATTCCGGTCTGGTCTCTCCCCGACCGTCGAAACGGCCGGAACGGTAGCGAAACGGCCGGAACGCCGGTGAAACGACCTCGCCGTCCGGTCGCGGTTCCGGCTGGCGGTTCCCGCCGTTCGAATCGACGAAACGCGCATGTGGGGTCCGGTATGCGTCGTTACTGCTCGGTGACGTTCACCCAGACGTGGACGCTCCGATATGCGTTCCCGGCGCTCGGGTCTTCGGGCGGTTCGTCGACGTAGAGCAGGTACTGGAGTCGGAGTCGCTCGCCGGTGGTCCCCGGTGCGAACTCGTGGCGACGGTGGACGGTCTCGTTGTCGCCGACGGCCGCCCGGAACCGGTCGAGTTCTCGCGAGTCGGTCACGGTCGACGAGTCGTTCGTTTCCCGAACCTGCTGTAACTGGACGACGACCGAGTACTCGACGTCCCGGTGCTCGTGGTTGCCGATTCCGACGACGACCGTCGCGTTCTCGCCCCGCGCTATCGTCTCGGGGTAGCCGTCGGCCGCCAGTTCGCCGGTCTCGTTCTCGCCGAGGAGGTAGAACTCGGTGAACGTCTGGCTCTCCTGCGGGCCGAGTACCGCGTACACGCCGCCGCCGACCGCGACGAGCACGGAGACGACGAGTACGACGTTCAACGCGGTATCGAGCGTCGAACTCCCCGCGAGTCGTTCGGCGCTGATTCCCGCGGCCCACTCCCCATACGGAACCCGGAACCGGCGTTCGGCCGGGAGTCGCCATCGGCGGGCCGCCGCGACTGCCGCCATCGCCAGCGCGAACCCGCCGACCGAGAACAGCAGCGACTCGCGAGTGATGTCCACGGGCGCGAAGTTTATCACCAGCGCGAGGAGGGGCACGACCAGCAGGCTCGCCCCAACCGAGAACAGGCCGCGCTCGGCGAGGGTGAGGCCAGCGCTCGACCGCGGCCAGTGGGCGGTCGGCCCCCGGTCGTCGGCGGGCTCGGACTCGTCGGTCCCCGACTCGCTCGATTCGGGGAAGAGCGCGGCGACGACCGCGTACCCGGGAACGAAGAGGACGAACACCCCCCCGAGTACCGCGCGGAGCCACGACTCCCGGACGACCGGGAGCCAGACCGCGAGCAGGGCCGCCGCGACGAGTCCGACGACCACCGTCAGGTCGGCCGGGAACCGGCGGACCGGCCGCGGCAGGAGCAGTTTCAGCTCGCGTCGGCTCACCATGGTGTCCACCTGTTCGCCGCCGAAGACTAAAAATAAGCGGAACCTTTGAACTCTTCGCGAGGCCGTCCGACCGGGCTCACAGCAGCCCCTCGGGGAGGAATTCGAGGACGCGCCGAACCATCAGCACGCCGAACCCGAGCACCCCCGCGAGCGCGACCCACTTCAGCCGGGACCGCCACCTCGGGGCGACGTTGACCGGCGCGGTCAGCTCCGCGAGCACGAGGAAGCCGACGAGCGACCCGATGAAGAACGTCTCCAGCGACGGCTCCCCGAGCGCCGCCAGCGCCAGCACGGTCCCCAGCATCCACGCCACCTGTCCGTAGACGAACCGGCGGGGTCGTCGCATCGCCATCGTCCCGTGTACGCCGGGGCCACAGTAGAAGGTGACGCCCGAATGCGCTCGCCGCGGCGCGGGACGTGCTCGGCCGAGGGGAAACATCCGGCCGGAACGGAGCGCAACGATGCGAACGTTTCTATGCGTCCCCCGTCGTAGACCGGTCGGAATGAGGGGAGACGGGCTCGCGATTCCGCACGTCGTGTTGGCCGGGCTGACGCTGGCGGTCGTCGTCGGCGTGGCGGTAGCCGGGGCCACGTCCTCGGCGTCGTACGGTCCGTACAACGACGAGTGGGACGGGACGACCGACCTCCGCTCGGTGGCCGACGACACCGGCACGCGGGTCGAACTCGCCCACGACACCGCGACCTACTCGTCGGTCCCCGCCGACGACGCGGTGGCGTTCGTCCTGTCGCCCGACCAGCGCTATCGGCCGACGGAACTCGCCCGCGTGACCGACTTCGTCGAGCGCGGGGGCACCCTCGTCGTCGCCGACGACTACGGGCCCCACTCGAACGACCTCCTCCGCAGCGTCGGCGCGTCGGCCCGACTGGACGGGCGGCCGCTGTACGACGTTCGGTCGAACTACCGGTCCTCGGCGATGCCGGTCGCGACCCCGGTCGAGGGCCACCCGTTCGTCGCGGGCGTCGAGTCGGTGACGCTCAACCACGGGACTGCGGTCGACCCTGCCGACGCGACCCCGCTGGTCGAGACCTCCGAGCACGCCTACGTCGACGCCGACCGGGACGGCGAGTTCGGCCAGAACGAGACCCTCGACAACCGGACCGTGGCGACGGTCGAGTCGGTCGGCGACGGCCGGGTCGTGGTGGTCGGCGACTCCAGCGCGTTCATCAACGCGATGCTCGACCGGCCCGGCAACCGGGCGTTCGTCCGGGCGCTCCTCGCCCAGCACGGCACGGTCGTGCTCGACCACTCGCACACCGGGTCGCTCCCGCCGCTCGCGCTCGCGGTCCTCGTCGTCCGGGGGTCGCCCCTCGCCCAGTTCGGTCTCGGCCTCCTCGCGGTGGGCGCGCTGGCGGCGTGGGCCCGGCGCGCGGTCGGCTCGCACCGCGAGCCGACCGCGCTGGTCGACGACGCCCGTCCCCCCGGTCGGAACTGGCCGACTCCCTCGAACGTCGCCACCCCGACTGGGATCGCGAGCGCATCGAACGGGTCGTCTCGGCGGTCGAGCGCCGCCGCGAGCGATGAGCGTTCGCGCCCGCGCCGCGGGCGCGAACGCCCGTTCGAGTGCGAACGCCCGTTCGAGTTATCCGGCTCGGCGTCGTCACCGACGACGATGACCGAACCCGCCGCCGTCTACGAGGACCTTCGAGAGGAGATACAGACCGTACTGGTCGGCAACGAGTCGGTGCTGGAGACGCTGACAATCTCGCTGTTGACGGGCGGTCACGTCCTCGTGGAGGGCGTCCCCGGCGTGGCGAAGACGACCATCGCCCGCCTGTTCGCGGCGGCGACGGGGCTGGACGCGAACCGCGTCCAGATGACCCCGGACGTTCTTCCGGCCGACATCACGGGGACCCATATCTACCGCGAGACGACCGGGGAGTTCGAACTCCAGCGCGGGCCGGTGTTCGCGAACGTCGTCGTCGTCGACGAAATCAACCGCGCGACGCCCAAGACCCAGTCGGCCCTGCTCGAAGCCATGCAGGAGAACGCGGTCACTATCGACGGCGATACCCTCCGGCTCCCGGACCCCTTCTTCGTCGTCGCGACCCAGAACCCCATCGAGATGGAGGGGACCTACGAACTCCCCGTCGCCCAGCGCGACCGCTTCCAGTTCAAGTTCACCGTCGGGATGCCCGACGAGGACGAGGAACTCGCGCTCCTCGACCGGTTCGACGACCGGCCCGAACTCGGGCCCGAGGACGTCTCGCAGGTCGTCACCGCCGGACAGATTCTCGACGCGCGGGAGGTCGTCGCCGCGGTCCACGTCGACCCGGCCGTCAAGCGGTACCTGCGGGACCTCGTGAACGCGACGCGCGAGACGCCCGACCTAGAGTACGGTGCGTCGCCTCGGGCGGCCCTGTTCCTGCTCGACGCGACGAAGGCGCGCGCGGCGCTCCGCGGCCGGGAGTACGCCACCCCCGACGACGTGAAGGCGCTCGCCCGCCCGGCCCTCGCCCACCGACTCGTGACCAGCGCGGAAGCCGAGTTGAGCGACGTCTCCGTCCACGACGTGCTCGACGAGGTGCTGACCAGCGTCGACCCCCCGGACGGCGACGGTTCGATGGCCGGAGCCGAGAATGCGGCGGCGTCTGGACGTGAGGACTCGTGACTGGCCCCGCGCCTCGGCTCTCTACTCCCGTTCTCCGCCCGCGGATTCGGCGTCCTCGTCCGTCGGTTCGACATCGTCCCACTCGCAGGTGACGAAGTAGTCGGCCGGGCCGTTCTCCGCGGGCGTCACGTCGAGCGACACCGGCGCGTCGAGGGCCGCGGCCATCCCCACCCCGAATAGGGACGCGACGGGGTGGTCGAACCGGTCGACCGGGCCGTAGACGGCCCCCGAGACTTCGACCGTGACCCGTCGGCCGTCCGGGTCGGCGTCGGCTCTCGCGCTTTCGGCGAGTTCGAACCCCTCCACGAGCGCGTCGGCCAACTGCGCCCCGAGGTCGGCCGGATGCGTGGCGGCCTCCTCGACCATCGCGGATTCGAACGCTCGATAGAGCCCGCCGCCGGTCGGCGTCAGGGCGACGCCGCGCTCCCGGCCGCGCTCGGTCACGACGAACAGCGAGTCCAGCGACTCGGCGTCCGGAACGGCGAACTCCGAGCGGTTGGGGACGAACAGGCGAACGTCGGCGACCTCCTCGTCGGTCGTTCGTCCCGGCACGTACACCCGGTCGTCCTGCAGGCCGAGTTCGGCGACGAGTTCCGCGCCGGTCGCCGCGAGCGCGGCGTAGACTCGCTCGCCGGTCTCGGCGGCGACGAACCGCTCGGCGGTGAGGTAGTAGGTCATCACCCCGGCGAACAGCCCCGTGCCACCGAGCGCGAACAGGACGTTCCGCGAGTCGGGGAACGCGACCGCTGCCAGCGCCGCCAACGCACCGACGGCGAACATCCCGAGCGCGGTCCGCCGGTAGGAGGCCTGGTGGGCGCGGACGGTCTCCTCGCGGAGCCGTCGGTTCTCCTCGACCAGCATCTCGACCTGAGCGGCGAGGTCCGATGCGGTTTCGGACCCCGCGCCGTCGCCCTCGGACTCGCGGCCGCCGGAACCGGGGCCGTCGGCGGATTCGAGGCCGTCGCTACTCATCGGTCTCACCCGCGAGTCCGAGCGAGACGAGGCGGTAGCGATGCAGTCCGTACGTTGTGAACGCCGCCAGCGCCACTACCAGACCCGCGGCGGTCGGGATTTCGAGAAGCGGCCTCGCGCTCGCCCACGCGAGGACGCCGCCAGCAAGTATCCACGCGAGGACGACGAGTAGCCCGACGGAGGCCCCCGGCGTCGAGCGGCGGGGGCCGACGGGCCGGACCGTCGCGACCAGAACGCCCACCAGCCCGGCCTCGACCGCGCCTGCGCGGGCGAGGTCGACGGTCGAGACGATGGCCCTCTCCGGTAGCACCGCCACGAGCGCGAGGTGACCGACGGCGAACGCGTACGTCGGCCCGGCGAGGTACCACGCGACCGGGACTGCGAGCGCACCGACGACCGCGACCCACTGCTCGCCCGCGAAGCTGATGAGCGCGGCCGTCGCGACCAGCGCGCTCGCCCCGCCGAGTCG
Encoded here:
- a CDS encoding glycosyltransferase family 2 protein, encoding MGSTNEYTENEHRLEAIPTGEKVSPALSIIAHELDLGTVARTLLRANEHGVFSFVVVPETDYSLIGRLAEKLGSVVLELEFEDDSPVDTVERVARAYGFPAMLYVDSPGVRVDTSRFEEAAEATDSYTAAAPLVDEPSRESVDTVAAIPAYNEEDTVGSVVERARPHVDEVVVVDDGSTDETVAAAERAGATVVEHGTNRGYGATLQTAFEAADDRNADALVTLDGDGQHDPEDIPKLLARQRETDANVVVGSRFRGDANAHVPRYRRFGLFVINVLTNLSMGAFPFRSWVSDTQSGFRAFDARAIESLAGDGTLGDDMGASTDILYHARRNGYAVEEVGTTIRYDGDETSTQNPISHGLSVVSNILRTVERERPLTFVGLPGIAAVTVGMGFGYWGVVNYVQTGTFPTGIVLICLFSTFLGSLLSFAGVILHSIQTHVGPPGDGSVGR
- a CDS encoding DUF1616 domain-containing protein, which produces MVSRRELKLLLPRPVRRFPADLTVVVGLVAAALLAVWLPVVRESWLRAVLGGVFVLFVPGYAVVAALFPESSESGTDESEPADDRGPTAHWPRSSAGLTLAERGLFSVGASLLVVPLLALVINFAPVDITRESLLFSVGGFALAMAAVAAARRWRLPAERRFRVPYGEWAAGISAERLAGSSTLDTALNVVLVVSVLVAVGGGVYAVLGPQESQTFTEFYLLGENETGELAADGYPETIARGENATVVVGIGNHEHRDVEYSVVVQLQQVRETNDSSTVTDSRELDRFRAAVGDNETVHRRHEFAPGTTGERLRLQYLLYVDEPPEDPSAGNAYRSVHVWVNVTEQ
- a CDS encoding AAA family ATPase, giving the protein MTEPAAVYEDLREEIQTVLVGNESVLETLTISLLTGGHVLVEGVPGVAKTTIARLFAAATGLDANRVQMTPDVLPADITGTHIYRETTGEFELQRGPVFANVVVVDEINRATPKTQSALLEAMQENAVTIDGDTLRLPDPFFVVATQNPIEMEGTYELPVAQRDRFQFKFTVGMPDEDEELALLDRFDDRPELGPEDVSQVVTAGQILDAREVVAAVHVDPAVKRYLRDLVNATRETPDLEYGASPRAALFLLDATKARAALRGREYATPDDVKALARPALAHRLVTSAEAELSDVSVHDVLDEVLTSVDPPDGDGSMAGAENAAASGREDS